In Lotus japonicus ecotype B-129 chromosome 5, LjGifu_v1.2, one genomic interval encodes:
- the LOC130719020 gene encoding inactive poly [ADP-ribose] polymerase RCD1-like, translated as MFYNNGEWLDYPRDVVSLVKNDLEIKKAAVEIGLNGCELILDFLRMCQVDLKTDLQLPIAWIDEVGSCFFPEAYVVSDGKSYNLWEHDGVKLCIEIKVNEVDESKLRECSGESNVLVKDTQVKIGTMMNRLECGNVGEYIMQNNVGLVPYSESVQGNLDLDYVQRMFLNGMNIFDCTLMQAQLELFQTQAKITKELHGDANFRYAWLPFSKEELSTMMKYGLGHCARRATKCTYDTGVYLAAVTCPYASARYCDIDEKGVRHLVLCRLIMGSTEVLRSGIGTATGQFQPRKSKYDTRVDDIQCPRYYIVWNTNINTHIYPEFVISFKVSGNAKDHFCGTMEENNDSGANSSVASYSSSDLLQPATSVDNGITTNRVASISKIPNSPWIPFSMLVLAISDKVSSSDMSFIKAHYELYKAKQISRHDFVKELRLIVGDTILRATITNLQVRLLSNDESEGSNQNEGRGRN; from the exons ATGTTCTACAATAATGGTGAATGGTTGGATTATCCTAGAGATGTTGTTAGTTTGGTTAAGAATGATCTTGAAATAAAAAAGGCTGCTGTGGAAATAGGGTTAAATGGTTGTGAACTTATACTAGATTTTTTACGCATGTGTCAGGTGGACTTGAAAACTGATTTGCAACTACCAATAGCATGGATTGATGAGGTAGGGAGTTGCTTTTTCCCTGAAGCCTATGTTGTTTCAGATGGTAAATCTTATAACTTATGGGAACATGATGGTGTGAAACTATGTATTGAAATCAAAGTAAACGAGGTTGATGAATCCAAGTTGAGGGAGTGTAGTGGGGAGTCTAATGTGTTAGTTAAGGATACTCAAGTAAAAATTGGAACTATGATGAACAGACTGGAATGTGGAAATGTTGGTGAATACATTATGCAGAATAACGTAGGTTTAGTTCCTTACTCTGAATCTGTACAAGGAAATTTGGATTTGGATTATGTTCAGAGGATGTTCCTTAATGGAATGAATATTTTTGATT GTACACTAATGCAAGCACAATTGGAGCTATTCCAAACTCAAGCTAAAATTACAAAAGAACTACATGGGGATGCAAATTTTCGATATGCTTGGCTTCCTTTTTCTAAAGAAGAATTATCTACAATGATGAAGTATGGACTTGGGCACTGTGCACGTCGTGCAACCAAATGCACATACGATACTGGTGTTTATCTTGCAGCTGTTACCTGCCCTTATGCCAG TGCTCGTTATTGTGATATTGACGAAAAGGGCGTTCGACACTTGGTCCTTTGTCGCTTAATAATGGGGAGCACGGAAGTTCTTCGTTCTGGCATTGGCACCGCCACTGGTCAATTTCAACCCAGAAAATCTAAATACGATACTAGAGTGGATGACATCCAATGCCCAAGATACTATATAGTATGGAATACGAATATAAATACTCACATTTATCCAGAGTTCGTTATTAGTTTTAAGGTCTCTGGGAATGCTAAAG ACCATTTTTGTGGAACAATGGAAGAGAATAATGATTCTGGTGCTAATTCTTCTGTGGCTAGTTATAGTTCTAGTGATTTGTTACAGCCAGCTACTTCAGTGGATAAT GGAATAACCACTAATAGGGTTGCCAGCATCTCAAAAATCCCAAATTCTCCTTGGATACCTTTTTCTATGTTGGTCCTGGCTATTAGTGACAAGGTTTCTTCAAGTGATATGAGTTTTATCAAAGCGCATTATGAACTATACAAG GCAAAGCAAATTTCCCGCcatgattttgtgaaggagCTAAGACTGATAGTTGGAGATACTATATTGAGAGCTACGATAACAAATCTTCAAGTCCGG TTACTATCAAACGATGAATCAGAAGGCTCCAACCAGAATGAAGGCAGAGGGAGGAATTGA